Proteins encoded within one genomic window of Micromonospora halotolerans:
- a CDS encoding siderophore-interacting protein produces MTTAVALRYRFYAARVVATRAVGDCPVRVTFGGDDLGEFAGGGRDQSVSVFLPHPGQDTPVVPVEAGEDWYAAWRGLDPAVRAVMRSYTIRAQRPEAGELDIDFVRHGDTGPATRWAGRARPGDRVLLLGPAVPDERTVRFQPPTGADTVLLVADETALPAVGGILDWLPAGTPVRAFVEVPAAGDIQPLPSAARAEVTWLVRGATTPGGSLLADALRGARLPGAAPYAWIAGEAGMVRAVRRHLVGERGLDRRRVTFAGYWRRGASEEDLRAEAASA; encoded by the coding sequence GTGACCACCGCCGTCGCCCTGCGGTACCGGTTCTACGCCGCCCGGGTGGTCGCCACCCGGGCGGTGGGCGACTGCCCGGTCCGGGTCACCTTCGGCGGCGACGACCTCGGCGAGTTCGCCGGCGGCGGCCGGGACCAGAGCGTCTCGGTCTTCCTGCCGCACCCGGGCCAGGACACCCCGGTCGTCCCGGTCGAGGCGGGGGAGGACTGGTACGCGGCCTGGCGCGGCCTGGACCCGGCCGTCCGCGCCGTGATGCGCTCCTACACGATCCGCGCGCAGCGCCCCGAGGCCGGCGAGCTGGACATCGACTTCGTCCGGCACGGCGACACCGGACCGGCCACCCGCTGGGCCGGCCGGGCCCGCCCGGGCGACCGGGTGCTGCTGCTCGGCCCGGCCGTGCCCGACGAGCGCACCGTGCGCTTCCAGCCGCCCACCGGCGCCGACACCGTGCTGCTGGTCGCCGACGAGACCGCCCTGCCGGCCGTCGGCGGGATCCTCGACTGGCTGCCCGCCGGCACCCCGGTCCGGGCCTTCGTCGAGGTCCCCGCGGCCGGCGACATCCAGCCGCTGCCCAGCGCCGCCCGCGCCGAGGTGACCTGGCTGGTCCGGGGCGCGACCACACCGGGCGGCAGCCTGCTGGCCGACGCGCTGCGCGGTGCGCGGCTGCCCGGCGCCGCCCCGTACGCGTGGATCGCCGGCGAGGCCGGCATGGTCCGGGCGGTCCGGCGGCACCTGGTCGGCGAGCGCGGCCTGGACCGGCGCCGGGTCACCTTCGCCGGCTACTGGCGGCGCGGCGCGTCGGAGGAGGACCTCCGGGCCGAGGCCGCGAGCGCCTGA
- a CDS encoding ABC transporter substrate-binding protein, with protein MPDIVSRRGLSRRGLLAAAGAAGLGALLAGCGKDGGGAATSVGPTGGPWSFTDDRQQKVDAAARPSRIVAFTGVAAALVDFGLDKQIVGVFGETRKADGSKEPQAGDLNVEQVEILGNAWGEFNLEKYAGLRPDLLVTHMYDPGALWYVPDESKAKILPLAPSVAITTARVPMTKPIERYAELAGSLGADLGAKKVTDAKARFTAAADAVRQAVKANPGIKVMAASGSPDLFYVSNPRVSTDLMYFAELGVDIVVPTKLEQGDYFEALSWENTGKFPADLILLDNRPTALQPKDLAGKPTWAQLPAVKANQVTPWDAVPRFSYAGAAPLLENLATAIRGAKKVTA; from the coding sequence ATGCCCGACATCGTGTCCCGCCGCGGGCTCTCCCGCCGTGGCCTCCTCGCCGCCGCCGGCGCCGCCGGCCTCGGCGCCCTTCTCGCCGGCTGCGGCAAGGACGGCGGCGGCGCCGCCACCAGCGTCGGCCCGACCGGCGGCCCCTGGTCGTTCACCGACGACCGGCAGCAGAAGGTCGACGCCGCCGCCCGACCGTCCCGGATCGTCGCCTTCACCGGGGTGGCCGCCGCCCTGGTCGACTTCGGACTCGACAAGCAGATCGTCGGTGTGTTCGGCGAGACCAGGAAGGCCGACGGCAGCAAGGAGCCGCAGGCCGGCGACCTGAACGTCGAGCAGGTCGAGATCCTCGGCAACGCCTGGGGCGAGTTCAACCTGGAGAAGTACGCGGGGCTCCGCCCCGACCTGCTGGTCACCCACATGTACGACCCGGGCGCGCTCTGGTACGTCCCGGACGAGAGCAAGGCGAAGATCCTCCCGCTGGCGCCGAGCGTCGCCATCACCACCGCCCGCGTGCCGATGACCAAGCCGATCGAGCGGTACGCCGAACTCGCCGGCTCCCTCGGCGCGGACCTCGGCGCGAAGAAGGTCACCGACGCGAAGGCCCGGTTCACGGCCGCCGCCGACGCGGTGCGCCAGGCGGTCAAGGCGAACCCGGGGATCAAGGTGATGGCCGCCTCCGGCAGCCCGGACCTGTTCTACGTCTCCAACCCCAGGGTCAGCACCGACCTGATGTACTTCGCCGAACTCGGCGTCGACATCGTGGTGCCGACCAAGCTCGAACAGGGCGACTACTTCGAGGCGCTGAGCTGGGAGAACACCGGCAAGTTCCCGGCCGACCTGATCCTGCTCGACAACCGCCCCACCGCCCTGCAGCCGAAGGACCTCGCCGGCAAGCCCACCTGGGCGCAGCTGCCCGCCGTCAAGGCCAACCAGGTCACGCCGTGGGACGCGGTGCCCCGCTTCTCGTACGCCGGCGCCGCCCCACTGCTGGAGAACCTGGCCACCGCCATCCGGGGCGCGAAGAAGGTCACGGCGTGA
- a CDS encoding FecCD family ABC transporter permease gives MAAPAPGRRRLRAGGLAFGVLLLAAVAVLSLALGAKPLSLADVWHGLTDPASPEYAVVRQGRLPRTLLGLAAGAALGVAGAAMQTLTRNPLADPGLLGINAGASAAVATATVLLGVADLDHQVWYALLGAAAVTVAVHTIAGGRQATPARLALAGAALNAALYSYVSAVMLVDSTSLERMRFWTVGSLAGARTDTVPSLLPFVLAGLLVALLVTRPLAALALGDDSARALGARPGLVRGAVIVAVTLLCGAATAACGPIVFVGLLAPHVVRALTGPDPRRLLPWCAVFAPVLLLAADVAGRLLGRPGELQVGLVTAVLGGPLFLHLVRRGRVGRL, from the coding sequence GTGGCCGCCCCCGCGCCCGGGCGCCGCCGGCTCCGGGCCGGCGGGCTCGCCTTCGGCGTGCTGCTGCTCGCCGCGGTGGCCGTGCTCAGCCTCGCCCTCGGCGCCAAGCCGCTCTCCCTCGCCGACGTGTGGCACGGCCTCACCGACCCGGCCTCCCCCGAGTACGCCGTGGTGCGCCAGGGACGGTTGCCCCGCACGCTGCTCGGCCTCGCCGCCGGCGCGGCGCTCGGCGTCGCCGGCGCGGCCATGCAGACGCTGACCCGCAACCCGCTGGCCGACCCCGGCCTGCTCGGCATCAACGCAGGCGCGTCGGCCGCGGTGGCCACCGCCACCGTGCTGCTCGGCGTCGCCGACCTCGACCACCAGGTCTGGTACGCGCTGCTCGGCGCCGCCGCCGTCACCGTGGCCGTGCACACGATCGCCGGCGGCCGGCAGGCCACCCCGGCCCGGCTGGCCCTGGCCGGGGCGGCGCTCAACGCGGCCCTCTACTCCTACGTCAGCGCCGTCATGCTGGTCGACAGCACCTCGCTGGAGCGGATGCGCTTCTGGACCGTCGGCTCCCTCGCCGGGGCGCGCACCGACACCGTGCCGAGCCTGCTGCCCTTCGTCCTGGCCGGGCTGCTGGTCGCCCTGCTGGTGACCCGCCCGCTGGCCGCCCTGGCCCTCGGCGACGACTCCGCCCGGGCACTCGGCGCCCGACCCGGCCTGGTCCGGGGCGCGGTGATCGTCGCCGTCACGCTGCTCTGCGGTGCGGCCACCGCCGCCTGCGGGCCGATCGTCTTCGTCGGGTTGCTCGCCCCGCACGTCGTGCGCGCCCTCACCGGGCCCGACCCCCGCCGGCTGCTGCCCTGGTGCGCGGTGTTCGCGCCGGTGCTGCTGCTCGCCGCCGACGTGGCCGGCCGGCTGCTGGGCCGCCCCGGCGAACTCCAGGTGGGCCTGGTCACCGCCGTGCTCGGCGGGCCGCTCTTCCTGCACCTGGTCCGCCGCGGACGGGTGGGCCGGCTGTGA
- a CDS encoding FecCD family ABC transporter permease: MIVLRLPGGLSLRLRPRALVVGLAGTLLALALAVLAVGAGDYPIAPADVLRVLAGGGSPADGFIVTELRLPRLSTALAAGAALGLAGAVFQSLTRNALGSPDVLGVTSGAATGALTVVVAGGGSAALAGAAAAGGLATGLLLYALAGRHGVGGHRLVLVGIGVTAVLTGVNGWLLTRAPLMDAARAALWITGSLDGRGWANALPVLGALAVLLPAVLLARAPALRLLEMGDDSAASLGVSVRRVRTAALGSAVLLVSVAAAAAGPVSFLALTAPHLARRLTRAPGPNLLPSAVVGAALLLAADQLAQHAVAGRQLPVGVVTGVLGGGYLAWLLAGERGGRR, encoded by the coding sequence GTGATCGTGCTGCGCCTCCCCGGCGGGCTGTCGCTGCGCCTGCGCCCCCGCGCCCTCGTCGTCGGCCTGGCCGGCACGCTGCTCGCCCTCGCCCTCGCCGTGCTGGCCGTCGGCGCCGGCGACTACCCGATCGCCCCCGCCGACGTGCTGCGCGTGCTGGCCGGCGGCGGCAGCCCCGCCGACGGGTTCATCGTCACCGAGCTGCGGCTGCCCCGGCTCTCCACGGCCCTGGCGGCCGGCGCCGCCCTCGGGCTGGCCGGCGCGGTCTTCCAGTCCCTGACCCGCAACGCGCTGGGCAGCCCGGACGTGCTCGGGGTCACCTCCGGCGCGGCCACCGGCGCGCTGACCGTGGTGGTGGCCGGCGGCGGCAGCGCCGCGCTGGCCGGAGCCGCGGCCGCCGGCGGACTGGCCACCGGCCTGCTGCTCTACGCGCTGGCCGGCCGGCACGGCGTCGGCGGGCACCGGCTCGTGCTCGTGGGCATCGGCGTCACCGCCGTCCTCACCGGCGTCAACGGCTGGCTGCTCACCCGCGCCCCGCTCATGGACGCCGCCCGCGCCGCCCTGTGGATCACCGGCAGCCTGGACGGGCGGGGCTGGGCGAACGCGCTGCCGGTGCTCGGCGCGCTGGCGGTGCTGCTGCCCGCCGTGCTGCTCGCCCGCGCCCCCGCGCTGCGGCTGCTGGAGATGGGCGACGACTCCGCGGCCAGCCTCGGCGTGTCGGTACGCCGGGTCCGGACGGCCGCGCTCGGCTCGGCCGTGCTGCTGGTGTCGGTCGCCGCGGCGGCCGCCGGGCCGGTGTCGTTCCTGGCGCTGACCGCGCCGCACCTGGCCCGGCGGCTCACCCGCGCCCCCGGGCCGAACCTGCTGCCCTCGGCGGTCGTCGGCGCGGCCCTGCTGCTCGCCGCCGACCAGCTCGCCCAGCACGCGGTGGCCGGGCGGCAACTGCCCGTCGGCGTGGTCACCGGCGTGCTCGGCGGCGGCTACCTGGCCTGGCTGCTCGCCGGCGAACGCGGGGGCCGGCGATGA
- a CDS encoding ABC transporter ATP-binding protein, with translation MRPDTPRLVGEALTLGYDRRTVAEDLTVAVPDGSFTVIIGPNACGKSTLLRALARLLRPARGTVLLDGADIHRRPARQVARTLGLLPQSAVAPDGLTVAELVSRGRYPHQGLLRQWSREDERVVDRAMADTGVADLADRPVDELSGGQRQRVWIAMALAQQTPLLLLDEPTTYLDIAHQVEVLDLCARLHEEQGRTLVAVLHDLHQAARYATHLVAMRDGRVVAAGDPRRIVTTELVEEVFGLPCRIIEDPETGTPLVLPVVRRSCADGKTAPAVPGGRC, from the coding sequence ATGCGGCCCGACACCCCCCGGCTGGTCGGCGAGGCGCTGACCCTCGGCTACGACCGGCGCACCGTCGCCGAGGACCTCACGGTCGCCGTCCCCGACGGGTCCTTCACCGTGATCATCGGCCCGAACGCGTGCGGCAAGTCGACGCTGCTGCGCGCCCTGGCCCGGCTGCTGCGCCCGGCCCGGGGCACGGTGCTGCTCGACGGCGCCGACATCCACCGCCGGCCGGCCCGCCAGGTGGCCCGTACCCTCGGGCTGCTCCCGCAGTCGGCGGTGGCCCCGGACGGGCTGACGGTGGCCGAGCTGGTGTCCCGCGGCCGTTACCCGCACCAGGGCCTGCTGCGGCAGTGGTCCCGCGAGGACGAACGGGTGGTCGACCGGGCGATGGCCGACACCGGCGTGGCGGACCTGGCCGACCGGCCGGTCGACGAGCTGTCCGGCGGGCAGCGGCAGCGGGTCTGGATCGCCATGGCGCTGGCCCAGCAGACGCCGCTGCTGCTGCTCGACGAGCCGACCACCTACCTGGACATCGCCCACCAGGTCGAGGTGCTGGACCTCTGCGCCCGGCTGCACGAGGAGCAGGGCCGCACCCTGGTGGCGGTGTTGCACGACCTGCACCAGGCCGCCCGGTACGCCACCCACCTGGTGGCCATGCGCGACGGGCGGGTGGTCGCCGCCGGGGACCCGCGACGGATCGTCACCACCGAGCTGGTCGAGGAGGTGTTCGGCCTGCCCTGCCGGATCATCGAGGACCCGGAGACCGGCACTCCACTGGTGCTGCCGGTGGTCCGCCGCTCTTGCGCCGACGGAAAGACCGCCCCCGCCGTCCCCGGAGGGCGGTGCTGA